Proteins encoded in a region of the Quercus lobata isolate SW786 chromosome 8, ValleyOak3.0 Primary Assembly, whole genome shotgun sequence genome:
- the LOC115955948 gene encoding 28 kDa heat- and acid-stable phosphoprotein-like: MGRGKFKGKPTGHRNFSTPEEMLAGSSSRPRTFKKEEAEEVVEEESEEEVEEEQDEEPEKRKGTSGLIEIENPNLAKSKNLKAKNADIEKTTELSRREREEIEKQKAHERYMRLQEQGKTEQAKKDLERLALIRQQRAEAAKKREEEKAAREQKKTEARK; encoded by the exons ATGGGAAGAGGAAAGTTCAAGGGCAAGCCCACCGGTCACCGCAACTTCTCTACCCCCGAAGAAATgc TTGCCGGTAGCTCTTCTCGCCCACGAACTTTTAAGAAG GAAGAAGCTGAAGAGGTGGTAGAAGAAGAGTCTGAAgaggaagtagaagaagaaCAAGATGAAGAACCTGAG AAGCGAAAAGGCACCTCGGGTCTCATTGAGATTGAAAATCCCAATTTAGcaaaatcaaagaatttgaAGGCTAAAAATGCTGAT ATTGAGAAAACGACTGAACTCTCTAGGCGTGAAAG AGAGGagatagagaaacaaaaagctCATGAGCGATACATGAGGCTGCAGGAACAAGGAAAAACGGAGCAAGCAAAAAAAGATTTAG AACGCTTAGCCCTGATACGGCAACAAAGAGCAGAGGCTGCTAAGAAGCGAGAAGAAGAGAAGGCTG CCAGAGAGCAGAAAAAGACAGAGGCACGCAAATGA
- the LOC115956624 gene encoding uncharacterized protein LOC115956624 produces MTLKGPARIWFGRLMPNSFSTFKELSAQFTLHFIGGHSYKKSTACLMSIKQRKDETLRSYIACFNKEALSIDEANDKILVAAFTNGLQKGKFLFSLYKNDPKTMSDVLYRATKYMNVEDTLLA; encoded by the coding sequence atgACGCTGAAGGGTCCTGCGAGAATTTGGTTCGGCCGACTGATGCCTAACTCCTTCAGTactttcaaggagctaagcgccCAGTTCACTTTGCACTTTATTGGGGGGCATAGTTATAAGAAGTCTACTGCGTGCTTGATGAGTATCAAGCAGCGAAAGGACGAGACACTGAGATCCTACATAGCCTGCTTTAACAAGGAAGCACTCTCGATTGATGAAGCCAATGACAAGATACTTGTAGCAGCCTTCACAAATGGGTTGCAaaagggtaagtttttgttttctttatacaagAACGACCCAAAAACCATGTCAGATgtactttacagggccaccaagtacatgaatgtCGAAGATACGCTACTGGCTTGA